In Nitrosarchaeum koreense MY1, one genomic interval encodes:
- the bcp gene encoding thioredoxin-dependent thiol peroxidase, giving the protein MLEEGELVPKFEVKDANGNSVKSSDFKGKKHVIYFYPKDFTPGCTTEADEFSKDYKKFQKAGIEIIGISPDDVNSHKKFCDKMGIKYPLLADVDKTISKQFGVWGKKQFMGREYMGVARSTFLVDEKGKIFKVYPKVKPAGHSKEVLDDFLKLN; this is encoded by the coding sequence ATGTTAGAAGAAGGAGAATTAGTTCCAAAATTTGAAGTAAAAGATGCAAATGGAAACAGTGTCAAATCAAGTGACTTTAAGGGCAAAAAGCATGTAATCTATTTTTATCCTAAAGACTTTACGCCAGGATGCACAACAGAGGCTGATGAGTTTTCCAAAGATTATAAAAAATTTCAAAAAGCAGGAATCGAAATCATAGGAATTAGCCCAGATGATGTTAATTCACACAAGAAATTTTGCGATAAGATGGGAATAAAATATCCGCTTCTTGCAGATGTCGATAAAACAATTTCAAAACAATTTGGAGTATGGGGTAAAAAGCAATTTATGGGAAGAGAGTACATGGGAGTAGCAAGAAGTACATTTTTAGTTGATGAGAAAGGAAAAATTTTCAAGGTATATCCCAAGGTAAAACCAGCCGGACATTCAAAGGAAGTATTAGATGATTTTTTAAAATTAAATTAA
- a CDS encoding menaquinone biosynthesis decarboxylase, translating to MAIEDIHEFVTELEKKGELKRVKTEVDSNLEIAEILRREMYSNGPAVLFENVKNYDMPVLGNAFGSMKRLEIGLEMTDFTEIGQRIVDMTKMDMPSGFLNKIKKLPELSKMAESFPKLESSGPVTEITSNDASFDKLPILKSWPNDAGRFITLGLVATKHPETGVRNLGVYRMQIIDSTHAMMHWQKHKRGAQHGEISKERGEKISAAVIIGCEPATVFSSIAPVPEGLDKYLFAGITRKKGIKTVKCKTIDLEVPANAEIVLEGYVDPHDIRDEGPFGDHTGYYTPIEPYPTFTLTGIMRRKNPIYVTTVVGKPILEDAYIGKVIEQSFLPLIRMFHPEVVDFSMPASGWFQGFAIISIKKRYPGQAKKVMMGLWGMGQLALTKMFVVVDEDINVHDINDVIWAITTRADAARDTTIINNTPTDTLDPASPMVNLGSKLGIDATQKIREEGYQREIQQLVKVDNETKNLVDSKWSSYGL from the coding sequence ATGGCAATTGAGGACATCCATGAATTTGTAACAGAGTTAGAAAAAAAGGGGGAATTAAAAAGAGTAAAAACAGAAGTGGATTCAAATTTAGAAATTGCAGAAATTTTGAGAAGAGAGATGTATTCAAATGGTCCAGCTGTACTTTTTGAAAATGTAAAAAATTACGACATGCCAGTATTGGGCAATGCGTTTGGTTCAATGAAAAGATTGGAAATTGGACTAGAGATGACAGACTTTACAGAGATAGGACAAAGAATTGTAGACATGACAAAGATGGATATGCCGTCGGGATTTCTAAACAAGATAAAAAAACTTCCTGAACTTTCAAAAATGGCAGAATCTTTTCCTAAACTAGAAAGCAGTGGACCAGTAACTGAGATTACTTCAAATGATGCATCTTTTGATAAATTACCAATTTTAAAATCATGGCCAAATGACGCAGGACGTTTTATTACATTAGGATTAGTTGCAACAAAACATCCAGAAACGGGAGTTAGAAATCTTGGAGTATATAGAATGCAAATTATAGATAGCACGCATGCAATGATGCACTGGCAAAAACATAAACGCGGTGCACAGCACGGAGAGATTTCAAAAGAGCGCGGAGAGAAAATATCTGCAGCTGTAATTATTGGATGTGAACCTGCAACTGTGTTTTCATCAATTGCCCCAGTTCCAGAAGGACTTGACAAGTATTTGTTTGCGGGAATTACAAGAAAAAAAGGAATCAAAACTGTAAAATGTAAAACCATTGATTTGGAAGTTCCTGCAAATGCAGAAATTGTTTTGGAGGGATATGTTGACCCACATGACATCAGAGACGAAGGACCATTCGGAGATCATACAGGATATTACACTCCGATTGAACCATACCCAACTTTCACACTAACTGGAATTATGAGAAGGAAAAATCCCATTTATGTCACAACAGTAGTAGGCAAACCTATCCTTGAAGACGCATATATTGGCAAAGTTATCGAGCAGTCATTTTTGCCATTAATACGAATGTTTCATCCAGAAGTTGTTGATTTCAGTATGCCAGCATCTGGATGGTTCCAAGGTTTTGCGATAATATCAATTAAGAAAAGATATCCAGGACAAGCAAAGAAAGTAATGATGGGGTTATGGGGAATGGGACAGTTAGCACTAACAAAGATGTTCGTTGTAGTAGATGAAGACATCAATGTTCATGATATCAATGATGTAATTTGGGCAATTACCACAAGAGCTGATGCTGCACGCGATACAACAATTATCAACAACACACCTACAGATACGCTTGATCCTGCATCCCCAATGGTAAATTTGGGTTCAAAGTTAGGAATTGATGCCACTCAAAAAATTAGAGAAGAAGGGTACCAAAGAGAAATTCAACAGTTAGTCAAGGTAGATAACGAAACAAAAAACCTAGTAGATTCTAAATGGTCTAGTTATGGATTATAG
- a CDS encoding 2-amino-3,7-dideoxy-D-threo-hept-6-ulosonate synthase — protein MVSGHEIRLNRILRKGKMLCIPMDHGISNGPIEGLADPASMIYRCETHGLTSIIINKGILKTLPKPTKIGVLVHFSSSTSLSMSPNRKMLTGTVEEAVRLGADGVSLHINIGGKEEPEMLEQLGMTADQCHKWDMPLLAMMYPRGENIKDPHDPEIVGHVARIGAECGADIVKTLYTGDVDSFAKIVKSTPVPIVIAGGPKTKTDLDILQMTEDAMTAGAKGVTYGRNIFAHKNPEKIVEALASIIFRKESAKEAMKKLEQN, from the coding sequence ATGGTATCGGGTCACGAGATTCGACTAAATCGAATTCTTAGAAAAGGAAAAATGTTATGCATTCCAATGGATCATGGAATTTCAAATGGTCCTATTGAAGGATTAGCAGACCCGGCATCGATGATTTACAGATGTGAAACACATGGACTTACAAGCATCATAATTAACAAAGGAATTCTCAAAACATTACCAAAACCAACAAAGATTGGCGTACTAGTTCATTTTTCAAGCAGTACTTCTTTGTCAATGTCTCCTAATCGTAAAATGCTAACGGGGACTGTAGAAGAAGCTGTAAGACTAGGAGCAGATGGAGTATCACTTCACATCAACATCGGCGGTAAAGAAGAACCTGAGATGTTAGAACAGCTTGGAATGACTGCTGACCAGTGTCACAAATGGGATATGCCATTATTAGCAATGATGTACCCAAGAGGCGAAAATATCAAAGATCCACATGACCCAGAAATTGTAGGACATGTTGCAAGAATAGGAGCAGAGTGCGGAGCAGATATTGTTAAAACATTATACACAGGTGATGTAGATTCATTTGCAAAAATTGTAAAGAGTACTCCAGTTCCTATTGTTATTGCAGGAGGACCAAAAACTAAAACAGATTTAGATATTTTACAGATGACAGAAGATGCAATGACTGCTGGAGCTAAAGGTGTAACATATGGTAGAAATATTTTTGCACATAAAAATCCAGAAAAGATAGTAGAAGCATTAGCATCAATAATTTTCAGAAAAGAATCCGCAAAGGAAGCAATGAAAAAACTTGAGCAAAACTAG
- a CDS encoding CofH family radical SAM protein: MSQTTEQINRSDIGDILENSLNGHRPGPEDCLRLLESDDVHLMGLVSGHLTRKQFGKKVSFVNNIILNYTNVCITDCKFCAFYRSPGSDDAYTLSLDQIESRVKTAWDMFKIRQVLIQGGHNPNLKIEYYENAFKMIRQKFPEVGVHGLSASEIDMISRIEKSSTKEVLSRLKESGLQSIPGAGAEILVDSVKDVISPKKISSTDWIRIMDEAHSLDIPASATMMYGHVENNDDIVDHFFKIVKLQEKTSGFMAFIPWNFEPNNTLMQEEKLVEYGTGGTQLLKMIAISRLVFNGLIPHIQSSWLTNGVGMAQLALQYGANDFGGTLIGEEVVSCTGSRSTELTGKLIVDAIHQIGYQAEERDNFYNSIALL; this comes from the coding sequence TTGAGTCAAACTACTGAACAAATTAATCGAAGTGACATTGGAGATATTCTTGAAAATTCTCTAAATGGTCATAGACCAGGTCCTGAAGATTGTCTTAGATTATTAGAGTCTGATGATGTGCATCTAATGGGTCTAGTTTCTGGTCATTTGACAAGAAAGCAATTTGGAAAGAAGGTCTCTTTTGTAAATAATATTATTTTGAATTATACTAATGTCTGTATTACTGATTGTAAATTCTGTGCATTTTATCGCTCTCCTGGTTCTGATGATGCTTACACTTTATCTCTGGATCAAATTGAATCTCGGGTCAAGACTGCATGGGACATGTTTAAGATTAGACAAGTCTTGATTCAAGGTGGACACAATCCAAATCTGAAAATTGAATACTACGAAAATGCCTTTAAAATGATTAGACAAAAATTTCCAGAAGTCGGTGTACATGGACTTTCTGCATCTGAAATTGATATGATATCTAGAATTGAAAAATCATCCACAAAAGAAGTTTTATCTAGATTAAAAGAATCTGGATTACAATCAATTCCTGGTGCAGGAGCTGAAATTCTTGTAGACTCTGTTAAAGATGTGATTAGTCCAAAAAAAATATCCAGTACAGATTGGATTAGGATAATGGACGAAGCTCACTCTCTTGATATTCCCGCATCAGCAACTATGATGTATGGCCATGTAGAAAATAACGATGATATTGTAGATCACTTTTTTAAAATTGTAAAATTACAAGAAAAGACTAGTGGATTTATGGCATTTATTCCTTGGAATTTTGAGCCAAATAATACTTTGATGCAAGAAGAAAAATTAGTGGAGTATGGAACCGGTGGTACCCAATTGCTAAAAATGATAGCGATATCTAGACTTGTTTTTAATGGATTAATCCCACACATTCAGTCTTCATGGCTTACAAATGGAGTTGGAATGGCTCAACTCGCTCTTCAATATGGTGCAAATGATTTTGGTGGTACATTAATTGGTGAAGAGGTTGTTTCTTGTACCGGCTCACGTTCTACTGAACTAACTGGAAAATTGATTGTAGATGCAATTCATCAAATTGGTTATCAGGCAGAAGAGAGAGATAATTTCTACAATTCTATTGCTTTACTATAA
- a CDS encoding 3-dehydroquinate synthase II produces the protein MSKTRELIISPKVSQAQLTKFLPQLEEEGIKTVYLDPKKLNSKKTKLDTVYPSSAANYIVIEKEGSAKPKGKKIGRKFEVLSNKDIENILTVAKKGLDFVIVEVKDWKIIPLENIIAKLHKINTKIFAMANTPEEVRKMFSILEVGVDGVIFNTGSISEVREAMVYLGTRSFDLKSAKIIEIKEVGDGERVCVDTASMLHKGEGMLIGSRSNFLFLVHNESVGSSFTSPRPFRVNAGAVHCYTLSPDGTTNYLSEVETGSEVLIINSKGKARRATVGRSKIERRPMLMIKASVGGEIGGIIAQDAETIRFVKPNGQLVSVTHLKKGDSVMVHAKSATGRHFGMEVSDEYILEK, from the coding sequence TTGAGCAAAACTAGAGAATTAATAATTTCGCCCAAAGTATCTCAAGCGCAATTAACAAAATTTCTTCCACAGTTAGAAGAAGAAGGAATCAAGACAGTATATCTTGATCCAAAAAAACTAAATTCTAAAAAGACAAAACTAGATACGGTGTATCCATCATCTGCTGCAAATTATATAGTAATTGAAAAAGAAGGTTCGGCAAAACCAAAGGGGAAAAAAATAGGTAGGAAATTTGAGGTTTTATCCAACAAGGACATTGAAAATATTTTAACAGTTGCAAAAAAAGGACTGGATTTTGTAATAGTTGAAGTAAAAGATTGGAAAATTATTCCACTTGAAAACATAATTGCAAAACTTCACAAAATTAATACAAAAATTTTTGCTATGGCAAATACACCAGAGGAAGTAAGAAAGATGTTTTCAATACTTGAAGTTGGAGTAGACGGAGTTATTTTCAATACAGGTTCAATTAGTGAAGTAAGAGAAGCTATGGTGTATTTAGGAACTAGAAGCTTTGATTTGAAATCTGCAAAAATTATCGAGATTAAAGAAGTAGGAGACGGTGAGAGAGTTTGTGTCGATACAGCATCAATGTTACACAAGGGAGAAGGAATGCTTATTGGAAGTAGATCAAATTTTCTATTTTTAGTTCATAATGAATCAGTAGGTTCATCATTTACATCACCAAGACCATTTAGAGTAAACGCTGGAGCAGTTCATTGCTATACATTATCTCCTGATGGAACTACAAACTACCTTTCAGAAGTAGAAACAGGTTCTGAAGTATTAATAATAAATTCTAAAGGTAAAGCAAGAAGAGCTACTGTGGGAAGGTCAAAAATAGAAAGACGCCCAATGTTGATGATTAAAGCATCTGTAGGAGGAGAAATTGGAGGGATAATTGCACAAGACGCTGAAACAATTCGCTTTGTAAAACCAAACGGTCAACTTGTATCAGTGACTCATCTCAAGAAAGGAGATTCAGTAATGGTTCATGCAAAATCTGCAACAGGTAGACATTTTGGAATGGAAGTATCAGATGAATATATTTTAGAAAAATAA